Proteins from a genomic interval of Benincasa hispida cultivar B227 chromosome 7, ASM972705v1, whole genome shotgun sequence:
- the LOC120081543 gene encoding uncharacterized protein LOC120081543 isoform X2 yields the protein MEVSKKVLITGVSKGLGRALALELATHNHTIIGCSRSQLKLDSLQDELSRLYPNNHHLLFNVDVVNLHRIATLKSSHSLLKTILSRTLLDDTPPSQVLFKMKSIVEDISTCYETSKNNYIEDDFEKLSKPSRIGPRKEV from the exons ATGGAGGTCTCAAAGAAGGTTTTGATAACAGGTGTGAGCAAAGGGTTAGGAAGAGCTTTAGCCTTGGAGTTGGCTACCCACAACCACACAATAATTGGTTGTTCACGTAGCCAACTTAAACTTGACTCTCTTCAAGATGAGCTTTCTAGATTATATCCCAATAATCATCATTTGCTCTTCAACGTTGATGTGGTAAATTT ACATCGAATAGCAACATTGAAAAGTTCGCACAGCTTGTTGAAAACAATCTTGTCCCGGACATTATTG GATGATACTCCTCCAAGTCAAGTGTTGTTCAAGATGAAGTCTATTGTAGAAGATATCAGCACTTGTTATGAGACATCAAAAAACAATTACATTGAAGATGATTTTGAGAAACTATCTAAGCCTTCTAGAATTGGGCCTCGAAAAGAAGTTTGA
- the LOC120081543 gene encoding NADPH-dependent pterin aldehyde reductase-like isoform X7: MEVSKKVLITGVSKGLGRALALELATHNHTIIGCSRSQLKLDSLQDELSRLYPNNHHLLFNVDVTSNSNIEKFAQLVENNLVPDIIG, encoded by the exons ATGGAGGTCTCAAAGAAGGTTTTGATAACAGGTGTGAGCAAAGGGTTAGGAAGAGCTTTAGCCTTGGAGTTGGCTACCCACAACCACACAATAATTGGTTGTTCACGTAGCCAACTTAAACTTGACTCTCTTCAAGATGAGCTTTCTAGATTATATCCCAATAATCATCATTTGCTCTTCAACGTTGATGTG ACATCGAATAGCAACATTGAAAAGTTCGCACAGCTTGTTGAAAACAATCTTGTCCCGGACATTATTG GATGA
- the LOC120081543 gene encoding uncharacterized protein LOC120081543 isoform X3, with product MEVSKKVLITGVSKGLGRALALELATHNHTIIGCSRSQLKLDSLQDELSRLYPNNHHLLFNVDVVNLHRIATLKSSHSLLKTILSRTLLIVTHIEQSLILKASILKTKEAGKKGEKALRSRFSYSWILQNHKSP from the exons ATGGAGGTCTCAAAGAAGGTTTTGATAACAGGTGTGAGCAAAGGGTTAGGAAGAGCTTTAGCCTTGGAGTTGGCTACCCACAACCACACAATAATTGGTTGTTCACGTAGCCAACTTAAACTTGACTCTCTTCAAGATGAGCTTTCTAGATTATATCCCAATAATCATCATTTGCTCTTCAACGTTGATGTGGTAAATTT ACATCGAATAGCAACATTGAAAAGTTCGCACAGCTTGTTGAAAACAATCTTGTCCCGGACATTATTG ATTGTGACACATATAGAGCAATCACTCATTCTTAAAGCCAGCATTCTTAAGACCAAAGAGGCGGGCAAGAAAGGGGAGAAAGCTCTCCGTTCTAGGTTCTCCTATAGCTGGATTCTCCAAAACCACAAGAGTCCTTAG
- the LOC120081543 gene encoding NADPH-dependent pterin aldehyde reductase-like isoform X5, whose amino-acid sequence MEVSKKVLITGVSKGLGRALALELATHNHTIIGCSRSQLKLDSLQDELSRLYPNNHHLLFNVDVTSNSNIEKFAQLVENNLVPDIIDCDTYRAITHS is encoded by the exons ATGGAGGTCTCAAAGAAGGTTTTGATAACAGGTGTGAGCAAAGGGTTAGGAAGAGCTTTAGCCTTGGAGTTGGCTACCCACAACCACACAATAATTGGTTGTTCACGTAGCCAACTTAAACTTGACTCTCTTCAAGATGAGCTTTCTAGATTATATCCCAATAATCATCATTTGCTCTTCAACGTTGATGTG ACATCGAATAGCAACATTGAAAAGTTCGCACAGCTTGTTGAAAACAATCTTGTCCCGGACATTATTG ATTGTGACACATATAGAGCAATCACTCATTCTTAA
- the LOC120081543 gene encoding NADPH-dependent pterin aldehyde reductase-like isoform X1 yields MEVSKKVLITGVSKGLGRALALELATHNHTIIGCSRSQLKLDSLQDELSRLYPNNHHLLFNVDVTSNSNIEKFAQLVENNLVPDIIVNNAALASRKSKIWEIEDEEVDNVIDTNVKGIINVMRHFIPLLIHNKQGVIINMSSNAGREAFGEVTLIPSISINIQLLAAYYHFFLSFSFIVNLFLLLPFSILQR; encoded by the exons ATGGAGGTCTCAAAGAAGGTTTTGATAACAGGTGTGAGCAAAGGGTTAGGAAGAGCTTTAGCCTTGGAGTTGGCTACCCACAACCACACAATAATTGGTTGTTCACGTAGCCAACTTAAACTTGACTCTCTTCAAGATGAGCTTTCTAGATTATATCCCAATAATCATCATTTGCTCTTCAACGTTGATGTG ACATCGAATAGCAACATTGAAAAGTTCGCACAGCTTGTTGAAAACAATCTTGTCCCGGACATTATTG TGAATAATGCAGCTTTAGCAAGTAGAAAAAGTAAGATATGGGAGATTGAGGATGAAGAAGTTGATAATGTGATTGATACAAATGTGAAAGGGATAATAAATGTTATGCGTCACTTTATTCCTCTATTGATTCACAATAAGCAAGGCGTCATCATTAATATGTCATCAAATGCTGGAAGAGAGGCATTTGGAGAAGTTACTCTAATTCCATCCATCTCTATTAATATCCAATTATTAGCCGCTTACTAtcatttctttttatctttttctttcattgttaacctttttcttcttcttccattttctatcttacaaaggtaa
- the LOC120081543 gene encoding NADPH-dependent pterin aldehyde reductase-like isoform X6 encodes MEVSKKVLITGVSKGLGRALALELATHNHTIIGCSRSQLKLDSLQDELSRLYPNNHHLLFNVDVTSNSNIEKFAQLVENNLVPDIIGAN; translated from the exons ATGGAGGTCTCAAAGAAGGTTTTGATAACAGGTGTGAGCAAAGGGTTAGGAAGAGCTTTAGCCTTGGAGTTGGCTACCCACAACCACACAATAATTGGTTGTTCACGTAGCCAACTTAAACTTGACTCTCTTCAAGATGAGCTTTCTAGATTATATCCCAATAATCATCATTTGCTCTTCAACGTTGATGTG ACATCGAATAGCAACATTGAAAAGTTCGCACAGCTTGTTGAAAACAATCTTGTCCCGGACATTATTG